The following coding sequences lie in one Scatophagus argus isolate fScaArg1 chromosome 9, fScaArg1.pri, whole genome shotgun sequence genomic window:
- the si:dkey-30e9.6 gene encoding uncharacterized protein si:dkey-30e9.6 isoform X1 translates to MAPCGFLNPLSSFRFEDKIKFSASQHLSFARSKWFTIHETESQSDERSIKPPDFSLKLYRSLTVPPKRETKAHSKVAVPRHNETKRGTGTFLPKVLHERHHREETAEFITSFRCPDTLECDLKFVKTGKYPSGPYKNPKPHNFRPLDVDLPDIVTTYERDPGNLKLKLKHLDILLTTRSESDFSSADAKMRMDTFKPAEPRWDARLVLPQPPWPPKSASYTVSGVLASNSIKNHFCVTSVFCAKFHHHVSDRDIVFTPVD, encoded by the exons atggcTCCATGTGGTTTTCTGAATCCACTGTCCTCATTCAGATTTGAGGATAAAATCAAGTTTTCCGCCAGTCAGCATCTTTCTTTTGCAAGAAGCAAATGGTTTACGATCCACGAGACCGAGAGCCAAAGTGACGAGCGGAGCATCAAGCCACCAGATTTCTCTCTTAAACTGTACAGATCTCTGACAGTCCCcccaaaaagagaaacaaaggcACATTCAAAGGTAGCCGTACCTCGACATAATGAAACAAAGAGGGGAACTGGAACATTTCTACCAAAGGTTTTACATGAGCGGCACCACAGGGAAGAAACTGCTGAGTTCATCACATCATTCAGATGTCCTGATACTCTGGAATGTGACCTGAAGTTTGTTAAGACAGGGAAGTACCCTTCTGGGCCTTACAAGAACCCCAAACCACATAACTTCAGACCG CTCGATGTTGACCTTCCAGACATCGTTACTACATACGAGAGAGACCCTGGTAATCTGAAGTTAAAATTAAAGCACTTGGACATTC TTCTGACCACTAGATCCGAGTCAGACTTTAGTTCAGCTGACGCCAAGATGAGGATGGACACCTTTAAACCAGCAGAGCCCAGATGGGATGCGAGGCTCGTACTCCCTCAGCCGCCTTGGCCTCCAAAATCAGCTTCCTATACTGTCAGTGGGGTTTTGGCATCAAATTCCATAAAGAACCACTTCTGTGTTACTTCAGTATTCTGTGCTAAATTTCATCACCACGTTTCAGACCGAGACATAGTTTTTACTCCAGTAGATTAG